The sequence CCGAGCGCAAAGTTCGGCAGCGAGAGGCCCAGGAGACTGACAAAGCCGATGAAATGATCGACCGCCTTGCCGCGGCGAACGGCCGCAATCACCCCGAGCGGCACAGCCATAAGGATGGAAAAAATAATCGACGCCACTGCAAGTTCGATGGTTGCGGGATAACGGCTCATGATCGATTGCGCGACCGTCTCCTGGTTTCGAAACGAAATCCCCAGATCGCCGTGGAGCACGCCTGCCATATATACGCGGTATTGATCCAGGATCGGGCGGTCCAACCCCAATTCATGCCTCAACCGCTCCACCTGAGTCGTCGATGCGCCTTCACCCAGCATCTGAACGACGGGATCCCCGGGCACCAGGTGAATCAATCCGAAAACCAGCGTCACGACAATCCAGATGACAGGGATGGTCAGCAACAGACGCCGGACAATGAACGCGAGCATAAGGGCTTATTCTATTGGAGATTGAAGAGGGAGGATAGGAGCCCCATCTGGGGCTCCTGAGGGGTATTTGAAAGGGAAAATCGAACTAAACTACTTGCCTTAGTCTTAGCAATGCTCGTGCCAAACTATCCATTGCTGTAAATTCAACAAGTTAGGTACGACGTCCAGTCGGCCGGTCCATAAACCTGACGGCTGCTGTTCAACTTCGTATCAATTTTTGACACCGGGTACTCAGCGCAGAAGGCCAGCACTGTACTGAAGCGCGGCATTCTGGATTTGAAACTCGTATTTGGCGCTGAGGTTCTCGATTTCGGCCTGCGTCACATTTAACTGAGCCTGGGTCAGTTCGACAATCGAGGCAAGCCCGAGGTTGTAGCGTCCCTGCGCGAGATCCTGGGCGAGAGTTGCCTGGCGCAGGAACTGCGCCGTAACATCGATGCGCTGAAACGCATTCATGGCACTCGCCCAGGAAACACGCACGTCCCGCGCAATTCGCTCCTGCGCATCGCGAAGCCGTTGTTCGGCCGCGTCGGCTTTATAACGTGCCGCTGCCTGACGCGCGGAGAAAGCGTGACCGTTGAATATAGGGAAATCGAGATTCAGCGCGACGCCTTCGTATCGATTGGGAATGCCCGTGGTGTCGATGTAGGGCAGAAAGCCGGCGGCGCCAAGCAAGGTCAGGCTTGGCCGGCTCAAATCTCTCTCAGCCTCGGCGAACTTGGCGGCCGCGTCGCGAGCGTCGCGAAAACTTGCAATTTCCGGCCGATTGCTGATGGCCTGCATGACGAGCATATCCGCAACAGGCGGCGGACCTTGCGGCAACGGTTCGTCCACGAGCTGGTAATTCAGCTGTTGGTCGGCGCCCATGGCGCGAGTCAGGTCCGCCAGCGAAGACTGCACATCATCCTGAGCTCGAAGCAGCAACAGTTTGGCTTCGGAAACATTCACGTCCGCGAAGCTGACGTCCAGTTGGGATCGAAGATTGTTGTTCGCCAGTGCTGTAACCTGGTCAAGCAACAACTGCCGGTCGGAAACTGTCGCCTGCGCAACGCGGACGACTCCCTGCGCATGCAGCGTGGCGTAATATGCGCGGTTCACCTCCAGCAGCACATCATAACGGGCGGCCTGGTAAGTTTGTGCGGACGCATCCGACTGCAATCTTGAACTGGATACCAGATTCTTCGTCCGGCCGGAATCCGTTACCAGTTGCGAGAAGACGATTCCCTGCCCGAATCGATCGAAGACACGCGTGGCGGACAGGGCGCCCGCGCCTATCCGGGCCGCTGAGTTGCCCTGTGTGCCGGTGAGGTCGGCAGATACCGTCGGGAAATACGGCGCACGCGCCAGGGCGACTTCCTGCGCAGCGTACGCCGCTTCATTTTGAGCGGCCAGCACGTTTGGGTGGTTATTGAGCGCCATGGTTTTGGCCTCATCGAGCGTCAGGCGAACGGGGGCTTGAGCGATAAGAGCAGGACCGCACCACAAGAGAGATAAGACGGACACAAAAAGCGCAAGAAAACGCCGCGGCCGGATCATGCTCTCTCCTGTACGTAATGGTCTTTGCCATGAACAATCAAGTACGCGGCCGGGACGAGAAAGACGGTCAGCAGAACGGAGACGGCCAATCCACCAAGGAGAGCGCGTGCGAGCGGCGCGTAACTTTCGCTTCCTTCGCCCAATTTCAAAGCCATCGGCA is a genomic window of Terriglobia bacterium containing:
- a CDS encoding TolC family protein, producing MIRPRRFLALFVSVLSLLWCGPALIAQAPVRLTLDEAKTMALNNHPNVLAAQNEAAYAAQEVALARAPYFPTVSADLTGTQGNSAARIGAGALSATRVFDRFGQGIVFSQLVTDSGRTKNLVSSSRLQSDASAQTYQAARYDVLLEVNRAYYATLHAQGVVRVAQATVSDRQLLLDQVTALANNNLRSQLDVSFADVNVSEAKLLLLRAQDDVQSSLADLTRAMGADQQLNYQLVDEPLPQGPPPVADMLVMQAISNRPEIASFRDARDAAAKFAEAERDLSRPSLTLLGAAGFLPYIDTTGIPNRYEGVALNLDFPIFNGHAFSARQAAARYKADAAEQRLRDAQERIARDVRVSWASAMNAFQRIDVTAQFLRQATLAQDLAQGRYNLGLASIVELTQAQLNVTQAEIENLSAKYEFQIQNAALQYSAGLLR